One genomic segment of Acanthochromis polyacanthus isolate Apoly-LR-REF ecotype Palm Island chromosome 9, KAUST_Apoly_ChrSc, whole genome shotgun sequence includes these proteins:
- the ptch2 gene encoding protein patched homolog 1, with product MASDRGVPGAGVFGDLPPSYTRSQPPANPDLLRRPSYCHAAFALKQISKGKAVGQKAPLWIRARFQAFLFSLGCHIQRHCGKVLFIGLLVFGALSVGLRVAAIETNIEQLWVEAGSRVSTELRYTREKQGEESVFTSQMLIQTPKEEGTNILTQEALLVHMEAALSASKVQVSLFGKSWDLNKICYKSGVPIIENVMIERMIDKLFPCMIITPLDCFWEGAKLQGGSAYLPGMPDIQWMNLDPVKLMEELSQFTSLEGFKEMLDKAQVGHAYMNRPCLDPSDPDCPLSAPNKEQGESPDIAGRLQGGCHGFSQKFMHWQEELILGGRVKNSQDALLSAEALQTMFLLMSPKQLYEHFKDDYEIHDINWNEEKATAILESWQRKFVEVVHQSIPSNSSQSIHAFSTTTLNDIMKSFSDVSVIRVAGGYLLMLAYACVTMLRWDCAKSQGAVGLAGVLLVALSVAAGLGLCSLLGLSFNAATTQVLPFLALGIGVDDMFLLAHSFTETGINIPFKERTGDCLRRTGTSVALTSINNMIAFFMAALVPIPALRAFSLQAAIVVVFNFAMVLLIFPAILSLDLHRREDKRLDVLCCLYSPCSDRVIHLSPHELSDAGEQPHTPTTGTAHAHQYAAGSTITTSTQITTTVQAFTQCDAAGQHIVTILPPTSQISTSPPSIILCPTSQAQAISPSPTTTSVPDPYGSQLFTPTSSSTRDLLAQVDDSKSGKKCVPLPFLHWNLSSFAREKYAPLLLKPKSKALVVVLFLGLLGLSLYGTTMVHDGLYLTDIVPRDTKEYDFIDAQFKYFSFYNMYLVTMDGFDYARSQRLLIQLHNAFNSVKYVVRDSDNKLPRMWLHYFQDWLRGLQAAFDADWQAGRITADSYRNSTEDGALAYKLLIQTGSKKEPFNYSQLTSRRLLDAEGLIPPEVFYIYLTVWVSNDPLGYAASQANFYPHPREWIHDKYDTTGENLRIPAAEPLEFAQFPFYLNGLRQASDFVEAIESVRAICDEFSRKGVFNYPNGYPFLFWEQYIGLRHWFLLAISVVLACTFLVCAILLLNPWTAGIIVFILAMMTVELFGIMGLIGIKLSAIPVVILIASVGIGVEFTVHIALGFLTAIGNRNHRSAVALEHMFAPVVDGAISTLLGVLMLAGSEFDFIMRYFFAVLAILTVLGVLNGLVLLPVLLSMMGPPAEVTPVDNASCLPTPSPEPPLPPPMTHHGYYTGHHNPRSSRQQAFSESSDSEYYSELTTTSATGEEDYKYCDRNVYLAPHTGVPPATSHILLEASKNPSFPKLKVVKPFRENAAAPGGRIEPLNESSHNAQSPLSSQVTCWDGNKREQQQGLQRLQAQASQHLPSDRANFSGRTCQSGPRLPNSRGPQPNRTKGSSYIHSNSALPTQQGSAGGPVTMVTATASVTVAVHPTLPGAAYQGYMHEGFDTDSESDCFEAAKRTCGDKTNFSSCKRDSLELQDLEATQGQTEYQLGKTQGGLRIQASKDC from the exons ATGGCCTCGGATCGCGGGGTCCCAGGGGCCGGCGTCTTTGGAGATTTACCCCCGAGTTATACGCGCTCCCAGCCGCCTGCGAACCCAGACCTACTCCGGAGACCCAGCTACTGCCACGCTGCTTTCGCACTTAAACAGATCTCAAAG GGGAAGGCGGTAGGTCAGAAAGCTCCTCTGTGGATCCGGGCGAGGTTCCAGGCCTTCCTGTTCTCTCTGGGCTGCCACATCCAGAGGCACTGTGGGAAGGTCCTCTTTATTGGACTCTTAGTATTCGGGGCTCTTTCTGTGGGACTCCGAGTCGCAGCCATCGAGACGAACATCGAACAGCTATGGGTGGAAG CTGGCAGTCGGGTGAGCACAGAGCTTCGCTACACCAGGGAGAAGCAGGGAGAGGAGTCAGTATTTACCTCACAGATGCTTATCCAGACCCCCAAAGAAGAGGGCACGAATATTCTTACCCAGGAAGCTTTGCTGGTTCACATGGAAGCCGCTCTGTCGGCCAGCAAGGTGCAGGTGTCGCTGTTTGGAAA GTCATGGGATCTTAATAAAATATGCTACAAATCAGGAGTTCCTATTATAGAAAATGTCATGATTGAAAGG ATGATTGACAAGCTATTCCCCTGTATGATAATCACCCCGTTGGACTGTTTTTGGGAAGGGGCCAAACTACAGGGAGGCTCTGCCTATTTACC GGGTATGCCAGATATCCAGTGGATGAATCTAGATCCAGTCaagctgatggaggagctgagtcAGTTCACCTCACTGGAAGGGTTCAAGGAGATGCTGGACAAAGCCCAG GTGGGACATGCCTACATGAACAGGCCATGTCTCGACCCCTCAGACCCTGACTGCCCTCTCAGTGCACCCAACAAGGAGCAAGGAGAG AGTCCTGACATCGCTGGGCGTCTGCAGGGTGGTTGCCATGGTTTCAGCCAGAAGTTTATGCACTGGCAAGAGGAACTCATCCTGGGAGGGCGAGTCAAGAACAGCCAGGATGCTCTGctgag cgCGGAGGCTCTCCAAACCATGTTCCTGTTGATGAGTCCCAAGCAGCTGTACGAGCACTTTAAAGACGACTACGAAATCCATGACATCAACTGGAATGAAGAAAAGGCTACCGCCATTCTTGAGTCCTGGCAGAGGAAGTTTGTGGAG GTGGTTCACCAGAGTATCCCATCGAACTCCAGTCAGTCCATCCACGCTTTCTCTACCACCACCCTCAATGACATCATGAAATCCTTCTCTGATGTCAGCGTCATCAGGGTGGCTGGAGGCTACCTGCTCATG CTGGCCTATGCCTGTGTGACAATGCTACGGTGGGACTGTGCCAAGTCCCAGGGTGCTGTGGGGCTCGCGGGGGTGCTGTTGGTTGCCCTGTCAGTGGCAGCAGGACTGGGTCTCTGCTCCCTGCTTGGTCTCTCCTTCAATGCCGCAACCACACAG GTGCTTCCCTTCCTGGCACTAGGGATTGGTGTGGATGACATGTTTCTGTTGGCTCACTCCTTCACAGAAACTGGAATTAACATCCCCTTTAAG GAGCGGACTGGAGACTGTTTGCGTCGCACCGGCACCAGCGTGGCTCTGACTTCCATCAACAACATGATTGCGTTCTTCATGGCCGCTCTCGTACCCATCCCTGCCTTGCGAGCTTTCTCATTGCAG gcAGCCATTGTGGTCGTGTTCAACTTTGCCATGGTGCTGCTCATCTTCCCAGCCATCCTCAGTTTGGACCTCCACCGGCGCGAGGACAAGCGTTTGGACGTCCTCTGCTGCCTGTACAGCCCCTGCTCCGATCGCGTCATCCACCTGTCGCCGCACGAGCTGTCGGACGCCGGAGAGCAGCCGCACACGCCAACAACGGGGACGGCGCACGCCCACCAGTACGCTGCAGGGTCGACAATCACCACCAGCACCCAGATCACCACCACAGTGCAGGCATTCACACAGTGCGATGCAGCGGGGCAGCATATCGTCACCATCCTGCCGCCCACGTCGCAGATCTCCACCAGCCCTCCTTCCATCATCCTCTGCCCCACTTCCCAGGCTCAAG CCATCTCACCGTCCCCCACCACCACTTCTGTGCCGGACCCCTACGGCTCCCAGCTCTTCACTCCTACCTCCAGCTCCACGCGGGACCTCTTAGCCCAGGTGGACGACTCCAAATCAGGGAAGAAGTGTGTCCCGCTTCCCTTCCTGCACTGGAACCTCTCCAGTTTTGCCAGGGAGAAATACGCCCCTCTGCTCCTCAAGCCCAAGAGCAAAGCCCTCGTGGTCGTCCTGTTCCTGGGCCTCCTGGGTCTGAGCCTGTACGGGACCACCATGGTACACGATGGCCTCTACCTGACCGACATTGTGCCACGTGACACCAAGGAGTATGACTTTATTGATGCCCAATTTAAGTATTTCTCCTTCTACAACATGTACCTGGTAACCATGGATGGATTTGATTACGCCCGCTCTCAAAGGCTGCTGATTCAGCTGCACAACGCCTTCAACTCTGTTAAATATGTCGTCCGAGACAGTGACAACAAACTGCCGCGCATGTGGCTGCACTACTTCCAGGACTGGCTCAGAG GTCTTCAGGCGGCTTTTGATGCTGACTGGCAGGCAGGCAGGATTACAGCCGACAGCTATCGTAACAGCACAGAGGACGGAGCTCTGGCGTACAAGCTCCTCATTCAGACCGGCTCCAAGAAAGAGCCCTTCAACTACAGCCAG CTGACTTCTCGCCGGCTGTTGGATGCAGAAGGTTTGATTCCCCCGGAGGTGTTTTACATTTACCTGACAGTCTGGGTCAGTAATGATCCTCTGGGTTACGCTGCCTCCCAGGCCAACTTCTACCCTCACCCCAGGGAGTGGATCCATGACAAATATGACACGACAGGGGAAAATCTGCGCA TCCCAGCAGCAGAACCTCTGGAGTTTGCTCAGTTTCCCTTCTACCTGAACGGCCTCCGCCAAGCCAGCGACTTTGTGGAAGCCATCGAGAGTGTGCGGGCCATCTGTGACGAGTTTAGCCGCAAGGGTGTGTTCAATTACCCAAATGGATACCCCTTCCTGTTCTGGGAGCAGTACATCGGCCTCAGACACTGGTTTCTGCTGGCCATCAGTGTGGTGCTGGCCTGCACCTTCCTGGTTTGCGCGATCCTCCTGCTCAACCCCTGGACCGCCGGCATCATT GTGTTTATCCTGGCAATGATGACTGTGGAGTTGTTTGGCATCATGGGTCTCATTGGCATCAAGCTCAGCGCCATTCCTGTGGTCATCCTCATTGCCTCGGTGGGCATCGGAGTGGAGTTTACTGTTCACATCGCACTG GGCTTCCTGACAGCAATTGGCAACAGAAACCATCGCTCGGCAGTGGCACTGGAGCACATGTTTGCCCCGGTGGTCGACGGAGCCATCTCCACACTGCTGGGTGTTCTCATGCTGGCAGGGTCGGAGTTTGACTTCATCATGAG ATACTTCTTCGCTGTGCTCGCCATCCTTACTGTCTTGGGGGTGCTGAACGGATTGGTTCTCCTCCCTGTCCTCCTCTCCATGATGGGTCCTCCGGCTGAGGTCACCCCAGTTGATAATGCTAGCTGCCTGCCGACACCTTCCCCAGAGCCCCCGCTGCCTCCACCAATGACCCACCACGGCTACTACACAGGCCACCACAACCCACGCTCATCTCGTCAACAAGCCTTTTCAGAATCGTCGGACTCGGAGTACTACTCTGAGCTGACCACCACATCAGCGACTGGGGAGGAGGATTACAAGTACTGTGACCGGAATGTGTATCTAGCACCACACACCGGCGTTCCACCTGCAACATCTCACATACTGCTGGAGGCCAGCAAGAACCCGAGCTTCCCCAAACTCAAG GTGGTGAAGCCATTCAGAGAAAATGCAGCAGCCCCCGGTGGGAGGATTGAACCATTAAACGAATCTTCCCACAATGCACAGTCACCTCTCAGCTCCCAGGTTACATGCTGGGATGGAAACAAGCGGGAGCAACAGCAGGGCCTCCAGAGACTCCAGGCTCAGGCCAGCCAACACTTACCCAGCGACAGAGCTAACTTTTCTGGGAGGACTTGTCAAAGCGGCCCCAGGCTGCCGAACAGCAGAGGGCCGCAACCCAACAGGACTAAAGGGTCAAGCTATATCCATAGCAACAGTGCTCTGCCGACACAACAAGGCTCCGCTGGGGGACctgttaccatggttacagCCACAGCCTCCGTGACAGTGGCTGTGCATCCAACGTTGCCAGGGGCGGCATACCAAGGTTACATGCATGAAGGTTTTGACACGGACAGCGAGTCGGACTGTTTCGAGGCTGCTAAGAGGACTTGTGGTGACAAAACaaacttttcttcatgtaaGAGAGACTCTCTAGAGCTCCAGGACTTGGAAGCAACACAGGGCCAGACAGAGTATCAGCTCGGCAAGACACAAG GTGGGCTGAGGATCCAGGCATCCAAAGATTGCTAG